AACTCAGCTTTAAGTATCCTATCTAAGTGCAACACGGGGCGATGGCAACTGCACCACCTGCGCTGCGTGGGTGGATCGTGCGGTGTGTGGCTTTAATAACAGATGCTACACCAGTTTCAAGAGCTCCTGCGAACTGGAAATGATCAATTGCAAGCTACCGGAGGCGTACAGTAAGTTGCAGGGTACAGTGAACGATCGGTATGGGTAACCCAATGTATATATGCTTGCAGAGTTTAAGGAAACGCCCTTTTATGGACACTGCTTCAGATCCACGGTGCAAAAGTGCAAAGCCTTTGTTTTGCTAGAGCAGCTAAACAAAAAAGACAAGTCCGTGGAAATGTTCGCTTAGGCAGTTACATTTATtgataatataatatataaagctCAAAAATGTgtcaaataattataaaaacatatcCTTAACCTCCTTTTTAACTGCCATAATGGGCTGCCagtgaataaaatattttacttaaatCAGCCAATTAAACTTCAAAAGAACTGGCAGTACTTTGTGGGTGCGGGAGGCTGTGAGTTCGTGGTTGGCCAACAGTG
This genomic stretch from Drosophila yakuba strain Tai18E2 chromosome 3R, Prin_Dyak_Tai18E2_2.1, whole genome shotgun sequence harbors:
- the LOC26535530 gene encoding uncharacterized protein LOC26535530 is translated as MQVLWLLLLVSYLSATRGDGNCTTCAAWVDRAVCGFNNRCYTSFKSSCELEMINCKLPEAYKFKETPFYGHCFRSTVQKCKAFVLLEQLNKKDKSVEMFA